One Alkalidesulfovibrio alkalitolerans DSM 16529 genomic region harbors:
- a CDS encoding XrtA-associated tyrosine autokinase, with protein MSRIEEALAKAANLNTNSGPGLERSGRHGRKVGRSPLVEPQITPVQQVPEPTLVTINAPLSPMAEEYRKLKEALVKMTKRERFDNLIAVTSATVGEGKSMTAINLAASLAQEYDHTVLLVDADLRRPVVHKYLGFEQGKGLSDCLIEGRDVSEVLVKTNIGKLVVLPAGTSVPNPAELFSSEAMRNLFMEMKGRYSDRYIIVDTPPVLPFAESRSMAGIADGVLLVVKEGQPSVEQVQEAIDALQNKVLGIVYNGAHMSKSSNGYYYYAK; from the coding sequence ATGAGCAGAATCGAAGAAGCGCTGGCCAAGGCCGCGAACCTGAATACGAACAGCGGACCGGGCCTTGAGCGGTCTGGCCGTCATGGGAGGAAGGTCGGCAGATCTCCCTTGGTCGAACCGCAAATCACCCCCGTGCAGCAGGTCCCGGAGCCGACGCTGGTGACCATCAACGCGCCCCTGTCCCCGATGGCGGAAGAATACCGTAAGCTCAAGGAAGCACTGGTCAAGATGACCAAGCGCGAGAGATTTGACAACTTGATCGCCGTGACCAGCGCCACCGTGGGCGAAGGCAAGAGCATGACCGCCATCAACCTGGCCGCCAGCCTGGCCCAGGAATACGACCACACCGTGCTGCTCGTGGACGCCGACCTCAGGCGACCCGTGGTACACAAATATCTCGGCTTCGAGCAGGGCAAGGGGCTGTCCGACTGCCTGATTGAAGGGCGCGATGTGAGCGAAGTGCTGGTCAAGACCAACATCGGAAAACTCGTCGTGCTGCCTGCGGGAACCTCGGTTCCCAATCCGGCGGAGCTGTTTTCATCCGAGGCCATGCGCAATCTCTTTATGGAGATGAAGGGGCGCTATTCGGACCGCTATATCATCGTGGACACCCCGCCGGTACTGCCGTTCGCGGAGTCGCGTTCCATGGCCGGCATTGCCGACGGGGTATTGTTGGTCGTCAAGGAAGGACAGCCTTCCGTCGAGCAGGTGCAAGAGGCCATAGACGCCCTTCAGAACAAGGTGCTCGGCATCGTCTACAATGGGGCCCACATGAGCAAGAGCAGCAACGGCTACTACTATTACGCAAAATAG